The following nucleotide sequence is from Candidatus Binatia bacterium.
CTTGATCTCGCGAGCCGATAGCAGGTTGATGCGGATCATTTATCTCCCGGTCTCCTGATTGAAAGTCCGGCGCCGACGGCCAAAGCGGGGGCCGCATTGGCCAGGTAGTCTCGATCGATATTCCTGGCTAAGTTGAAGCCGCGGAACGGCTCCGACAACTCGACTTCAACCCCCAGTCGTTCCCCCAGAGTCCGCGCCAGTCCCGGGACCCGAGCGCTTCCTCCGCTGAGAAAAACCTTGTGAATTCCTTCCTCGTCGGCAACCGCGCGGTAAAGGCTCAACGTCCGGCTTATCTCGGCCACCAGGTAATCCGCCGTAGGCTTCAACAAGGTCTCGACGTCGGCGCTCTTTTTTCCTTCAGGCTGGCCGGTCACCTTGAGCGTCTCGGCCTGATCGTAGGAGAGCTGAAGCGAATGGACGAGCGCTTCAGTAAACGCCTCGCCTCCGACCGGGAGGTCTCCGGTGAACGCCGACACCCCGTGCTTCAATACGTTGATGCTCGTATAACGCGCGCCCACATGGATCAGGCCGACGACGCCGTTGGATTCCGGCTCGTAGTTGATCTCGTACATATTTTCCATCGCAAAGTAGTCGACGTCGACGATGGTCGGGGTGAGCCCGGCCTCCTTGATGACCTGCGTGTAGCTATTGATGATCTCCTTCTTCACCGCTACTAGAAGCACGTCGATCTTGTTGCCGACCTCGAGAAAATCCAATACCTGGTAATCGAGGTTGACGTTTTCGAGCGTATCCGGAATGACCTGGCTGGCCTGAAACTCGACGTTGGCTTCGAGTTCTTCTTCAGGTTGGGAGGGAAGCTGAATCTTTTTAATGATGGCGACTCTCCCGGGCACCGCTGAAATAACTTGTGTCGCCTTGACGCCATGGTTCTGTATCAAGCTCTGAATTGTCCGCACCACGACGTCCCGATCCGCGACCATGTTGTTCTGTATGGCCGTCGCGGGGAGCGGCACAATGCCGACGTTGATCACCCGGTAGCCGTTTTTTTCCACGGCCGCTTCGACCATCTTGATGGAGCTGGAGCCGATATCGAGCGCTACGTAACCTTCGTCGCTACGAAAAGGATTCAGCGCCGCCAAGTCGAGATTTTTCCAGAGTGCCATTTTCTAGGTTATTGCGTGAAGACTCGGTTTTTCTGCGAGATCTTAAGCCCAAGGGCCAGGACAATTTTGCGTTTGGTCGCCAACCGACATTTAAGGCCCCTCTCGATCCGGTCCAGGGTCAGCGGTGAAATGCCGGCCAAACGCGCCAGTTCTGCCCTGCTCAACATCTTAGCCTCGCGAATTTTCCTGACCTTGTTTTTTGCTTCCATCCGCACCCGTTATTTTTTGGCTTCCTAAGCGGCAGTTATTGTGAACCAGTTCATAGGACCTTGTCAACCGAATAAAACATAATTATGTATAATTACGTAGGTGCCTGTTTTTGTCCCGTTGGTTCGTTTGGCGTTCCTTGGAGCAATAAATATGCTCAGCAAGCAATAAGTGTGCACACCATGCGACGGTAAAATATCTCAGCGATTCTGTTTATCTTGAGGGGGAATTTGCCTATCCGAAGACGAAAAATGGCCAACTCGAAGTGAAATTGAACGTTATTGTCATTATGAGGGGGTAGACTCGACATTGGGATAACCAGACTGCACAGGACTAGAACTGCACTAGATTGCTTTTGCAGATTTGAGTAGATAATAGACCTGCCATGCCTCGGCGCGAGGGCGGGTTTGCCCAAGTCATCGTCCCCTCCCCGCTAAGAGAACCGCTCACCTACGAAGTACCGCCCCATCTACGAGGCAAGCTGAAAATCGGCATGAGAGTTATCGTTCCGCTGGGAAGGCGGAGCGTCACCGGGGTCGTGGTGGGTTTTTCATCCGAAGCTCACCTGAAGCAAGTCAAAGAAGTCGCGGACGTTTTGGACGAACAGCCGGTTTTCGACGACGCCTTGCTCCGGATGGCCCAATGGCTCGCCCAATATTATCTAAGCTCGATCGGGGAGGTCGTCGCAACCATCCTACCGTCGGGTTTGAGACGCGAAAGCCATAGGACCATTAAAGTCATGCGGGGAGAATTTCCGGCAACCGGAGCTCTACAGCATAAAATTCTCGCAGCATTGCGCGCGCGGAAGGGAACCGTCACGGTCAAAGATTTGGCGCGAAGATTTCCCGGCGGAAGTTTCTACGGCGCGCTGGAGGCGTTGGCAAAGATCGGCGCGATCAAAATCCATGAAGCACAGTTTCGACCGGCAAAAGACAAGATTCTCAATCCAGTGCCTGAGGGGCCGGTGAGTGTGCCGAGTTTCCGGAATTTTTCTCTCACATCGGAGCAGGAGAAAGCGCTTCAGGCAATCGCTGAAAGACTCAACCGGGGAGGATTCGAATCGTTTCTGCTTTACGGTGTAACTGGCAGCGGCAAAACGGAGATCTATCTTCGCACCATGGAGCTGGCGCGAAAAGCCAATAAGCGCAGCCTCATCCTCGTTCCGGAGATTTCTTTGACCCCTCAATTGCTCGACCGCTTGGATGAGCGATTTCCCGGTCGCGTTGGCGTGCTCCATAGCCGCCTTGCGGGGAGGGATCGCTGGGGGCAATGGCGGCGCATTTTAGCCGGCGCTGTCGATATCGTGGTCGGCGCCCGTTCCGCGATCTTCGCGCCGGTGCCCGACCTTGGGCTCATCGTCGTCGATGAAGAGCACGATCCCTCCTATAAGCAGGAAGAAGGACTGCGCTACAACGCAAGAGACCTCGCGGTCGTGCGCGCCAAACTGCTCGGCTGTCCCGTCGTCTTGGGGTCAGCGACCCCGGCGATCGAGAGTTTCGAAAACTGCCGCGCCGGCCGCTATCGGCGTGTGGAGCTGACCGAGCGCGTCGAGCGGAGGTCCCTGCCCGAAGTTGCAACCGTCGATCTGAGAGACGCGCAGTGGAATACCGCGGTCGCGGAAAGTTCGGCCGACCATCGACCGCTGCACAAACGGGTACTTTCGCCGCTCTTAAAACAGGCGTTGGAAGAGAATCTCGCGCGCGGCCGGCAAAGCCTGATTTTTCTTAACCGGCGGGGTTTTGCCAATTTTCTCCAGTGCCGCCTGTGCGGCTTTGTGCTGCGGTGCTCCCAGTGCAGCGTTGCCATGACGTTTCATCAGCGACAGAAAAGCGTTCTTTGTCATCATTGCGGCTCGCGCAAGCCTGCCGGTGATGTTTGTCCGGGTTGCGGCCAGGTTTCTCTTGTCCCGATCGGCTCCGGCACCGAACAGTTGGAGCAGGAGCTTCGCCTGCTGCTGCCCGGCGCCAGAATCGCGCGCATGGACCGGGATACGACCGGAAATAGAGGCGCCCAGGAACGCTTGATCCGCCAGTGGGAAAAAGGCGAGATCGACGTTCTGGTCGGAACGCAGATGATCACAAAAGGTCACGACGTTTCGGGCGTCACTCTGGTGGGCGCCGTTCTCGCTGATCTTTCTTTAAATCTCCCGGACTTCAGAGCCGCGGAGCGGACTTTCCAGCTTCTCAGTCAGGTGGCGGGGCGAGCGGGAAGAGGAGACGACCCCGGCCGGGTGATCATTCAGACCTACACGCCGGAACATTATGTGTTTCAACACGTCCGGAGCCACGATTACAAAAGTTTTTTCGCCGCCGAGGTGGAATTTCGCCGCGCCTTGAACTATCCGCCGTTCAGCCGTCTCGTGAATCTTCGTCTTGAAGGACCGGGGGCCGAGGAGATCGAAAACAAGGCCAAGGGTTTGGCCGATTGGCTCCGCGCCGAGTGCCGGCGACAGCCGACCACCTACAGCGGTATCGAGGTGCTCGGCCCGGCGCCCGCGCCGATCGCGAAACTGCGCGGCCGCTATCGCTGGCAAATTCTCCTCAAGGGGAGAAAGAGCCCGCCGCTTCTGGAGCTCGCCGGCCGCGCGAAATTGACAGTGCCGCGCTCGAACCGCGCGCGTCTTCACATTGATGTAGATCCGTACAATATGCTATGAAAATAGTCGATCATGGCGATTCTAAAGATCCTCAAATACCCTGATCCGATTCTAAAAAAGGCCGCGGCGCCGGTGGAATCCGTCACCGTGGAAACGAGCCGCCTGATCGAAGATATGGTCGAAACCATGTACCGAGCGCCGGGCGTCGGCCTGGCGGCGCCACAGGTCGGCGTGTCGCGGCGGATCATCGTTCTCGACCCCGATCATGAAAATCCTGGCAAGAACCTTCTCAAACTGATCAACCCGGAGATCCTTCACGCCGAAGGCGAAGTGATGTGGGAAGAGGGCTGTCTCAGCGTGGTTGACTTCACGGTCGAGATCAAAAGGGCGGCGAATGTCAGGGTCGTGGCCTTGAACGAGAAGGAGAAAGAAGTTTCGATCGACGCGGAAGGGCTGCTCGCGGTCGCGCTCCAGCACGAGATCGACCACCTGAACGGCAAGCTCATCATCGACTACGTCAGCCGCTTGAAAAGAGATCTCTATTCGCGCCGGCTGAAAAAGATGTCGCGCGGCGGCAAGCCTCAGCCGGAAAATGCGCGGCTGATGATATAGGCTTCCAAGGTTCTCGATCTACAACTCAACCTCCTCCCCGGTCCGATGCGCATCGTCTTCATGGGAACTCCCGAGGTCGCGGCCTTTTCCCTCGAGCGCCTGTTACAGGGACCCGACCCGGTGATCGGCGTCGTCACGCAGCCCGATCGCCCGTCCGGACGCGGTCAGAAGACGGTCCCTACGCCGGTCCGAAAAGTGGCCGAGGGCCACGATATTCCGGTTCTCGCGCCGGAGAAAATCCGCGATCCGTCTTTTCTCGATGTTCTAAAAAAATGGGCGCCCGATCTCATCGTGGTGGTCGCCTACGGACGCATTCTCCCGCGCCATATCCTTGAGCTTGCGCCGCACGGTTGTCTCAACGTGCACTACTCGCTTTTGCCCAAGTATCGCGGCGCCGCGCCGGTCGCATGGGCGATCATCAACGGAGAAAAACAAAGCGGCGTGACGACCATGCGTTTGGTCGAGAAGATGGATACCGGGCCGATTTTTCTTCAGCGCGCGATCCCGCTTGCGGAAGACGAAACCAGGGTTTCGCTTCAGGGGAAGCTCGCGCCGCTGGGCGCCGAGCTGCTGGTGGAAACTATCGCCGGACTCAAAACCGGAAAGATGACGCCCAAAGACCAGAACGAATCGGAAGTAAGCTACGCGCCAATACTCAAAAAGGAAGACGGTCTCGTCGACTGGAAGTTGACGGCGGCGGCGATCGAGCGGCGCGTTCGTGGGCTCGCCCCCTGGCCGTCCGCCTTCACCTATCTCGCGGGCAACTTGCTCAAGATCCATCGCGCCCGGGTCGTCGAGACGGCAACCGAAGCGGCGCCGGGTGAAGTCGTGACGGCGGACAAAGAAGGTTTATGGATAGCCACCGGCAACGGCGTGTTAAGCCTGGAACAAGTCCAGTTGGAAAATAAAAAGCGGATGACCGCCGGAGAGTTTCTCAATGGGGCCCGAGTTGAAAAAGGCACGCGCCTCTGAGCCGACCGGAGTCAAAAGTTGCCGGGCGCTGGCTGTTGAAGCCCTTCTGAAAATTGAGACCCGAAAGGCTTACGCGGACATTCTTCTCGATCACACGCTAAAATCACATTCTCTTTCTGCCCAGAACCGAGCTCTCCTCACGCAGCTTGTCTACGGCGCACTGCGCTGGCGCGGAAAGCTGGATTGGCTCCTCGGCAAAATTGTTCATCGGCCGCTCGCCGACATGGACGGTTATCTCAGAAATATCCTGCGTCTGACGGTTTACCAGATTTTATTTCTGGATAAGGTGCCGTCCTATGCGGCCGTGCACGAAGGAGTGGAGCTTGCCAAGCGCTACGGCGGCGCGAGCGCCGGGGGATTGGTGAACGCGGTCGCGCGCCGATTGCTGCGGGAAAAAGAACGTTTGACCACGCTGGATTCCGACGCGGATCTTGTCGCGCGGCTATCCGTTTCTTGGTCGCATCCCGAGTGGCTGGTGCGAAAGTGGCTTGCTTATTTCGGCGCGGCGGAGACGGAAGCGCTTTTGCGCGCCAACAACGAAGAGTCGCCGGTTATCCTGCGCGCCAATCGGCTCAAGATAGACAGGCAGTCCCTGATAGAAAGGCTTCAAGCAGCAGGATTCGACGTGACGCCTGCGCCACGATCGCCGCAATCAACTCACTTGCGAAACGCTTCTTCGATCGACCAAGTCCCCGGTTTTAAGGAAGGCCTGTTTCTGGTTCAGGGCGAGGCCTCGCAGTTGGTCGGCCTCCTTCTCGACCCGAAGCCGGGCGAGAGAATTTTGGATGCTTGCGCCGCGCCGGGCGGGAAGACAACCCATCTGGCTGAGTTGATGGAGGACCGTGGGGAGGTCGTAGCTACCGATATCTCAGTCAGAGGAATCGAAAAGCTAAGACAAAATATCCGGCGCTTGGATCTTAAATCGGTGCGGCCCGTCCAGGCAGACGTAAGTCTGGAGTTGACCGGGGAGCTGGCTTTGCCCTACGATCGGATCCTGGCGGATCTTCCTTGCAGCGGCCTGGGAACGCTTCGGTCCCATCCCGAAGCGAAGTGGCATCGAGAGGAAAAAGATATCGAGCGTCTCAGCAGGTTGCAGAAAAAAATTCTCGCACGGCTTTCCTGCTATTTAAAACCCGGCGGATTCCTGGTCTACTCGACCTGCACGCTCATACGCGAGGAAAACGAGGCAGTCGTGGAGGGTTTCCTCCAGCGGCACAGGGAATTCACGTTAGAGAACGCTGCGGAATTTTTGCCCGAGAGCGCGCGGCACATGGTGCGCGGGAACTATTTCCTCGCCTTGCCGCACAGAGACGGCACGGACGGATTTTTTGCCGCGCGAATGAGGAAGAGAGCTTAAAATGAAAATCGCTCCGTCTATTTTATCGGCCGACTTCAGCCGGCTCCGCGACGAGATCCAGGCGGTCGAGAGCGCCGGCGCCGATTGGCTCCACATGGATATTATGGACGGTCACTACGTCCCCAACATCACCATCGGTCCCGTGGTCGTGGAATCCGTCCGCAAGGTGACACGCATGCCGCTCGATGTTCATCTGATGATCACGGACCCGGATAAGTACGCCCCCGAATTCATCAAGGCCGGAGCCGCCTGGGTCTCGGTCCATCCCGATACGTGCAAGGATCCGATTAAAAGTCTCGCAAGAATACGCGAGCTGGGCGCCAAGGCCTCGATCGCCGTCAATCCCGATGTGCCTTTGGAAAAGGTGGAATCCTACTTCGGCTACGTCGACATGGTTCTCATGATGACCGTCTTCCCCGGCTTTGCCGGCCAGGCGTTTATCGAAGATGTTCTGCCTAAGATCGAACGAGTCAGAAAGATAGTAGCCGAAAGAAAGCTCCCGATTCTCATCGAGGCCGACGGCGGCATCAAAGCCGATAATATCGGCCGTGTCGTCAAGGCAGGGGCCGAGGTGATCGTATCCGGCTCGGGGATCTTCAAGACCCCGGACTACGCTGCCACCATCCGCAAAATGCGGGAAAGCGTTCGTTGAGTTGATTGAGTTTTTTGGGTTCATTGATTTCATCGGGTTTGTTGAGTTGGTGAAGCGACCGGGTTCGCAAATTAATGAAGGTTCAGAGATTTGAGGATCTAGAGGTATGGAAGGAAGCGAGAGGTTTGGTGTCCATGGTGTATGCGGCAGCAAAGGAAAACGGTACGTTTGGAAAGGACTACCGATTCAAGGATCAAATCAACGCTGCTGCGGTCTCAGTAATGAGCAACATCGCAGAAGGATTTTCCCGGCGGACCAACAAGGAGTTCGTGCAATTTCTTTTTATCGCTAAGGGCTCCTGTGCCGAGGTGCAGAGCTTGCTCTACGCGGGGCTTGACCAGAGGTACCTGAGTCAGGAAAAATTCGACTCCCTCTACCGGCAAACTGATCTGATTGCCCGAATGCTTAGCCGTCTGATTACCTATCTCCGCACCAGAACCCAATAACCCGACAAACTCAATAAAACCCAAAGAACTCAAAAAACCCAACCAACTCAATAAACATAACTTTCCGGTTTGCAAAGCACGGTTTGGGGTTGTAGAGATAGTGATGTCGGGGCGTGGCTCAGCTTGGTAGAGCGCACGGTTCGGGACCGTGAAGTCGCTGGTTCAAATCCAGTCGCCCCGACCATTTTTAAATCTCACTTTTTCTTGTCAATACCTTTCAGATAACGCTCTTCCAGCTTCTCCCACTCTCCCAGCCCAACCAGCCGGTCCCTCTCTTTGAACGTCGTAAGCCGGTCGTCGATAGTCGCCGTCGAGCCGTCGCGCCTTAGGACGCTCAAAGCCTCCTTAATCGCGTAAATCGCCGCCCGTTGGGTGTCGGAGGGAAAGATCGCGATGCGGTAGCCCATTTGTTCCAGGCGCGAACCGGGGAGAAGCGGCGTTTTGCCGCCTTTGAACATGTTCACCATAAGCGGCACGTCGCGAACCGACTTGGCAATGGCCTCAAGCTCGGCCTCGGATTCGGCGGCTTCGATGAAGACGGCATCGGCCCCGAGTCGCGCAAAGGCGTTGCCGCGTTGAATCGCGTCGTCGAGACCGTGAATCGCCCGGGAATCGGTGCGGGCGATGATCGTAAAGTCTTTATCGGTGCGGGCTTCGAGCGCTGCCGTGAGCTTATTTTCCATTTCAGCAAGAGGAATAACTTCTTTTCCTTCCAGGTGGCCGCAGCGTTTGGGCGTGACCTGATCTTCGATGTGTATCGCCGCTACGCCGGCGCGCTCGAACTCACGCACCGTCCGTACGACATTGAGCGCGTTGCCGTAGCCGGTATCGGCATCGGCGATGACGGGAATTTTTACCGCGCTGACGACTTGTTGCGCTCGTTCGATCACCTCCGACATCGTCATGAGTCCCAGGTCCGGCACGCCGGTGCTGCGCGCGACAGAGCCACCACTCAAATAGACCGCTTCAAACCCGGCTTCTTCCACCAGGCGCGCGGATAGCCCGTCGAACGCTCCCGGTGTCAGCAGCAACCGTTTTCGGGCGAGCAGTTCGCGTAGTTTCTTTCGGAGGTTCATTTGCTTTCCCCTTGCTTCGATATCCTCCGGAGCGCATCGATTCGCTCCGCCGGCGATGGATGGGAATAATGATAAGCCGAATACCACGGATGTGGCGTAAGGTTAGAAAGATTTTTAATTGTGAGCTTGATCAACGACTCTTCCATCGGTTCTGGATCTTTCAGCACTTCTACGGAGAAGCGGTCGGCCTCGTATTCATGCTTCCGCGAAAGATAGTTCAGCAATGGATGGAGATAGAACGTGGCGGGGCCGGAAAGCAAGCTCGCCAGCACCAGAGCTACGTGATGAGAGGCTTTTTCGAATCCAAAGGCAGTGAATAGAGGCTCGTAGTCGATCAGGAAGCTCAAAACATACAGGCCGGCCAAAAGAAAAACCGATTGCAGCACGAGCATCCTGCGAATGTGCTTCATCTTGTAATGGCCGATCTCGTGCGCCAATACCGCCACGGCTTGATCCACCGTCATCTGCTCGACCAGCGTGTCGAAAAGCACGATGCGCTTGGATTTGCCCAAGCCGGTAAAATAGGCATTGGAATGGGCCGAGCGGCGCGACCCGTCCATGGTAAAAATACCGCTTGTCTTAAAACCCAACTGATTCGCCAACGCCAGTATCCGCCGTCGCAGCTCGCCTTCCGGCAAAGGCTCGAATTTGTTGAACAGCGGCGCGATCAAGCTCGGATAGAGCACGACCATCAAAAGCTGAAATCCGATCACAAAGAGAAAAACCCAGAACCACCAGTAGGCGCCCGCGGCATCCATCAGCCGGAGGATAACGAAGAGAAACGGAATACCGATCAGAAGCGTGAGCACGAGCCCTTTAATTTTGTCGAGAACGTAAAGACGGGGCGTCGTCTTGTTAAAGCCAAAGCGCTCTTCGAGGACGAAGGTCGAGTAGATATCGACGGGAAGGCTCAGGATAGAAACGATCAGGCCGACACTCAGGCAAAAAATAATTCCCGTCGCATAAGTCGCCGCGGGAAAATGCGCTCCGAGATTTTGCGCGAAGCGGTCGAGGGCGGGAAGGACGCCGCCGAAGAGGATCCAAAGCGTCACCAGCGCACCGTAGATCGCCGCCCAGCGCTGGAAGCGCCCTTTGGTTACGGTGTATTCCACCGACTTTTCATAATCCTCGCGGCTCATGACGCCGGCAAAGAAGTCGGGGATTTTACCCTCGGCCGATCGCCTCCTGACGTAGGCGAGGTTCTGTTCGTTGAGAATAAATTCGACGAAAAATTCAAGGAAGAAGAGGACGAGAACCAGGCCGATGATGAACTGGGGGGTCAATTGGCCCCGGCTTACTGCTCCGCGGTAACGGGTTCAGCGGGAGCCGGTTGGTCGATATAGTTGAAGGTGAGACGATCGTCGCTCTCGTCGACCTCGACTTTGCCGCCGCTTTGCAACTTGCCGAAGAGGATCTCGTCGGCCAGCGGCCGCTTGACCTCGTTCTGAATCAAGCGCGCCATCGGCCGTGCGCCGAAGATCGGATCGTATCCTCGCCGGGCCAGCCATTCGCGCGCGCGCCGCGTGAGCGACAGTGAGACTTTTTTCTCCAGGAGCTGTTGGTTCAGCTCGCCCACGAATTTGTCCACCACGCAGAGAATCACTTCGGGGTTAAGCGCGTTGAACGCGATGACCGCGTCGAGGCGGTTCCGAAACTCGGGGCTGAACATCTTCTCGATCGCCTCTTTGCCTTTGCCGATGTTGGTGACCGCGCCGAACCCGAGCGGCGCTCCGCTCATCTCGCGCGCCCCGGCATTGGTCGTCATGATCAGGATAATATTGCGGAAGTCCGCCTTCCTGCCGTTATTGTCCGTGAGCGTCGCGTGGTCCATGACCTGGAGGAGAATGTTGAAGAGATCGGGATGCGCTTTTTCGATCTCGTCGAGCAGCAGCACGGCATAGGGATTCCGGTTTACGCCGTCGGTCAGGAGTCCTCCCTGGTCGAACCCTACATAACCCGGTGGTGCGCCGATCAGCCGCGAGACCGTATGCTTCTCCATGTACTCGCTCATGTCGAAGCGCATAAATTCGACGCCGAGAATCCGCGCGAGCTGCTTCGCCACCTCGGTTTTGCCGACGCCGGTCGGCCCGGAGAAAAGAAAGCAGCCGATCGGCTTTTCCGGCTGGCCGAGGCCGGAGCGCGACAGCTTGATGACGCTGGCGAGGCTCTCGATCGCCTGGTCCTGACCGAAAACGACCGCTTTCAATTCTTGTTCGATGTTCTGGATCTGCAACCGGTCCGAAGACGATACGCTGCGCGGCGGGATCTTGGCGATCTTGGCGACGATCTGTTCTATATCCTTGGTGCCGACGACCTTCTTGCGTTTCTCTTCCGGCATCAACTTGACCGCCGCGCCGACCTCGTCGATCACGTCGATCGCCTTGTCGGGGAGCCGCCGGTCGTTCAGATGCTTGGCGGAAAGATCGACCGCGGCGCGCAGCGCCCCGGCGCTGTAGCGGACGCCGTGGTGCTTCTCGTAATGCGGCTTTAGCCCGAGCAGTATTTTGTAGCTCTCTTCCAGGCTCGGTTCGGAGATTTCGATCTTCTGAAAGCGGCGCGCCAGCGCCCGGTCGCGCTCGAAATAGCTCTTGTAGTCGTGGTAGGTCGTCGAGCCGATGCAGCGAAGCGCGCCGGAAGCGAGCGCCGGCTTTAAAATATTCGACGCGTCGAGCGAACCGCCGCTGGTCGCCCCGGCGCCGACGACCGTATGAATTTCGTCGATGAAGAGAATCGAGTTGGGCTGTTTTTTGAGCGCGTTCAACACGCCTTTCAGACGGGCCTCGAAGTCGCCGCGGAATTTCGTCCCGGCCAAAAGCGCGCCCATGTCGAGGGCGTAAATCACCGCGTCCTTCAGAACGTTGGGAACTTCCGCCTGGTGAATCTTCAGCGCCAGGCCTTCGGCGATGGCCGTCTTGCCGACGCCCGGATCGCCGACGTAAATGGGGTTATTCTTCCGCCGCCGGCAAAGCACGTGGATCGTCCGCTCGATCTCCGTCTCGCGCCCGATCAGCGGGTCGATGTGTCCTTCGCGCGCCTTTTTTACCAGGTTGACGGTGAACGCTTCGAGCGGGTTTTTGACCGGCGCCGGGCGCTCGTCGTCCGGCGTCTCCATCGGACTCGCCGGCTCTTCTTCGCTGACCGGAATTTTCGAGATGCCGTGAGAGACGTAGCTCACCACGTCGAAGCGGTTGAGCCCCTGCTCTTCGAGGAGATAGACGGCGTAAGAGTCCGGCTCGCGAAAAATCGCGATCAGGAGATTGCCGCCGTTAATTTCCTTTTTTTCCGCCGACTGGGCGTGAATCACCGCCCGCTGCAGCACACGGTGAAAGCCGATGGTCTCCTGCGGCTCGTGGTCGAGCCCGTGGTGGACGGATTCGAGGTGAGTGGTAAAAAAATCTTCCAGGCCTTTTTTGAGGCGCGCCGGATCGCCGCCGCAATGAACGATGGCCGAGCTGGCGTCTTTGTCCTGCAAGAGCGCGAAGAGCAGGTGCTCGACACAGACAAATTCATGCCGCCGCCGCTTAGCCTCCGAAAAGGCCAAGCTCAGGGTGGTTTTAAGCTCCTTGGTGAACATCACGCCTCTTCCATCGTGCACTTCAAGGGATATTCATTCTGCCGCGCTAAACTCTCGACCAGAGCCACCTTGGTCTCGGCGACCTCGTAGGTATAGACGCCCGCGACGCCGATCCCCTTGCGATGGACGTGGAGCATGATCTGAACGGCTTCGGTTTGCTCCTTGTGAAAGACATATTGGAGTACCTGGACGACAAATTCTTTGGTGGTGTAATCGTCGTTGTGCAGCAGGACCTTGTAGAGCGGAGGTTTTTTGAGCTTCTTCTCGGTCTCGGTGACAACCTCATGATCGAATTCTACTTCCCGGCGGCTCATGTGTCGCCTTCCTCGCGAAACCTGAATGTAAGCTAACACGCTTCTAAAGACCGTGCAATCTTGCAACCCATCCTCTTGCAGCACCCGTTGAAAAAAGAGATATTTGAAGCAGCTTCCTTTGTTCCGCTCACGCGAAGTCGAAGAACTAATCACTGGAGGTTCCTCCTATGCTGTCCAACAAAGTTCACGAGCTCATGACGCGCGACCCGATCACCGTCTCCGTGTCAAGCACGATCTTCGAGGTCATGGAGCTGATGGCGGCAAAAAATATCGGACGCGCGATCATCACGGAAAACCAAGCCACGGTCGGCATATTTACGGAGAAAGACGTCCTCAAGCGCGTGATGAGCTCCCGGCTCGACCCCAAATCCACCCCGATCAAAAAGGTTATGACGAGCCCGGTCCGTTCCGTTCCGGAAGACACGCACATCATCGAGGCGCTGGCGAAAATGTAC
It contains:
- the rpe gene encoding ribulose-phosphate 3-epimerase, with translation MKIAPSILSADFSRLRDEIQAVESAGADWLHMDIMDGHYVPNITIGPVVVESVRKVTRMPLDVHLMITDPDKYAPEFIKAGAAWVSVHPDTCKDPIKSLARIRELGAKASIAVNPDVPLEKVESYFGYVDMVLMMTVFPGFAGQAFIEDVLPKIERVRKIVAERKLPILIEADGGIKADNIGRVVKAGAEVIVSGSGIFKTPDYAATIRKMRESVR
- a CDS encoding four helix bundle protein, yielding MKVQRFEDLEVWKEARGLVSMVYAAAKENGTFGKDYRFKDQINAAAVSVMSNIAEGFSRRTNKEFVQFLFIAKGSCAEVQSLLYAGLDQRYLSQEKFDSLYRQTDLIARMLSRLITYLRTRTQ
- a CDS encoding oxaloacetate decarboxylase; protein product: MNLRKKLRELLARKRLLLTPGAFDGLSARLVEEAGFEAVYLSGGSVARSTGVPDLGLMTMSEVIERAQQVVSAVKIPVIADADTGYGNALNVVRTVREFERAGVAAIHIEDQVTPKRCGHLEGKEVIPLAEMENKLTAALEARTDKDFTIIARTDSRAIHGLDDAIQRGNAFARLGADAVFIEAAESEAELEAIAKSVRDVPLMVNMFKGGKTPLLPGSRLEQMGYRIAIFPSDTQRAAIYAIKEALSVLRRDGSTATIDDRLTTFKERDRLVGLGEWEKLEERYLKGIDKKK
- a CDS encoding M48 family metallopeptidase; amino-acid sequence: MTPQFIIGLVLVLFFLEFFVEFILNEQNLAYVRRRSAEGKIPDFFAGVMSREDYEKSVEYTVTKGRFQRWAAIYGALVTLWILFGGVLPALDRFAQNLGAHFPAATYATGIIFCLSVGLIVSILSLPVDIYSTFVLEERFGFNKTTPRLYVLDKIKGLVLTLLIGIPFLFVILRLMDAAGAYWWFWVFLFVIGFQLLMVVLYPSLIAPLFNKFEPLPEGELRRRILALANQLGFKTSGIFTMDGSRRSAHSNAYFTGLGKSKRIVLFDTLVEQMTVDQAVAVLAHEIGHYKMKHIRRMLVLQSVFLLAGLYVLSFLIDYEPLFTAFGFEKASHHVALVLASLLSGPATFYLHPLLNYLSRKHEYEADRFSVEVLKDPEPMEESLIKLTIKNLSNLTPHPWYSAYHYSHPSPAERIDALRRISKQGESK
- the clpA gene encoding ATP-dependent Clp protease ATP-binding subunit ClpA; translation: MFTKELKTTLSLAFSEAKRRRHEFVCVEHLLFALLQDKDASSAIVHCGGDPARLKKGLEDFFTTHLESVHHGLDHEPQETIGFHRVLQRAVIHAQSAEKKEINGGNLLIAIFREPDSYAVYLLEEQGLNRFDVVSYVSHGISKIPVSEEEPASPMETPDDERPAPVKNPLEAFTVNLVKKAREGHIDPLIGRETEIERTIHVLCRRRKNNPIYVGDPGVGKTAIAEGLALKIHQAEVPNVLKDAVIYALDMGALLAGTKFRGDFEARLKGVLNALKKQPNSILFIDEIHTVVGAGATSGGSLDASNILKPALASGALRCIGSTTYHDYKSYFERDRALARRFQKIEISEPSLEESYKILLGLKPHYEKHHGVRYSAGALRAAVDLSAKHLNDRRLPDKAIDVIDEVGAAVKLMPEEKRKKVVGTKDIEQIVAKIAKIPPRSVSSSDRLQIQNIEQELKAVVFGQDQAIESLASVIKLSRSGLGQPEKPIGCFLFSGPTGVGKTEVAKQLARILGVEFMRFDMSEYMEKHTVSRLIGAPPGYVGFDQGGLLTDGVNRNPYAVLLLDEIEKAHPDLFNILLQVMDHATLTDNNGRKADFRNIILIMTTNAGAREMSGAPLGFGAVTNIGKGKEAIEKMFSPEFRNRLDAVIAFNALNPEVILCVVDKFVGELNQQLLEKKVSLSLTRRAREWLARRGYDPIFGARPMARLIQNEVKRPLADEILFGKLQSGGKVEVDESDDRLTFNYIDQPAPAEPVTAEQ
- the clpS gene encoding ATP-dependent Clp protease adapter ClpS codes for the protein MSRREVEFDHEVVTETEKKLKKPPLYKVLLHNDDYTTKEFVVQVLQYVFHKEQTEAVQIMLHVHRKGIGVAGVYTYEVAETKVALVESLARQNEYPLKCTMEEA